In Bubalus bubalis isolate 160015118507 breed Murrah chromosome 3, NDDB_SH_1, whole genome shotgun sequence, a genomic segment contains:
- the LOC102410967 gene encoding interferon omega-1-like, with product MAFVLSLLMALVLVSYGLGGSLGCDLSQNHVLVGRQNLRLLGQMRRLSSRFCLQDRKDFAFPQEMVEGGQLQEAKAFSVLHEMLQQTFNLFHTEHSSAAWDTTLLEQLLTGLHQQLNDLDACLGQVMGEEDSALGRTGPTLAVKRYFQGIHIYLQEKEYSDCAWEIIRVEIMRSFSSATSLQGSLRMTDGDLNSP from the coding sequence ATGGCCTTCGTGCTCTCTCTATTGATGGCCCTGGTGCTGGTCAGCTATGGCCTGGGAGGATCCCTGGGCTGTGACCTGTCTCAGAACCACGTGCTGGTTGGCAGGCAGAACCTCAGGCTCCTGGGCCAAATGAGGAGACTCTCCTCTCGCTTCTGCCTGCAGGACAGAAAAGACTTCGCTTTCcctcaggagatggtggagggcgGCCAGCTCCAGGAGGCCAAGGCCTTCTCTGTGCTCCATGAGATGCTCCAGCAGACCTTCAACCTCTTCCACACAGAGCACTCCTCTGCTGCCTGGGACACCACCCTCCTGGAGCAGCTCCTCACTGGACTCCATCAGCAGCTGAATGACCTGGACGCCTGCCTGGGGCAGGTGATGGGAGAGGAAGACTCTGCCCTGGGAAGGACAGGCCCAACACTGGCTGTGAAGAGGTACTTCCAGGGAATCCATATTTACCTACAAGAGAAGGAATACAGCGACTGTGCCTGGGAAATCATCAGAGTGGAAATCATGAGATCCTTCTCTTCAGCAACCAGCTTGCAAGGAAGTTTAAGAATGACGGATGGAGACCTGAACTCACCTTGA